The DNA window CCCTATTCGTTTCCTGCACGAGCTTCTCTAGGTCCGAGGTAACGTTTTCCTAGATTCGACAACTCCACCAAGGATTTCGCCCGCCGTCCCGATGAAATGGCGCCACGTCTTCAGTCCCGCACTACGTTCAATGACCACCTAtgaatctctttttttcttttgactttACCCCGGTAGTATGGCGCCCGCTTTCTTTGGCGTTGCCCAGCGTTGTGACGGCGCTGCGAGCTATCACCGCCGACTTGCCGGCGCCCGCGCTGCCGACGAGAATGAAAGGAGTCGTCGATCGACCCCCACCGCAGGCGtaacacgtgacgtcaagcCTACAATGAGTCTATAGCGGACGTCTCAAAGAGGGGGTCCTTTTGTAGGCGAACATAAGCAGGATTTGACGGTAAGCGAAACCGACCAAGTCGTATATTCCGTTTTTCTCACCTCGGTCGTGATCGGCGCGGATGAGCGTTGCatgtttctctctctctctctctctctctctcggcATTGCAATTGCACTCGCCTCGTGCAATTGCAATGCCGAGAGAGAAACATGTTAGCTCAGAGGCAGACCCGAAGTCCCGAACTGCTGATGTCGCTAATCAAACAAAGGATGATCAATCACAGGTGCTCCGAAAGACTTCACAGGAAGTCATGTGTGGCCCACTCACGTGCAAAGAGAACGGCCGAAacgagacggcgatttgCGGTCGTGCTTCTAGAGTCCGTACTTAGAAAATCGAGGcgttttaatttttcctgCCAGATGAGTCGCAACTGTCCGATCTTCTCGCCGACTTTTTTCACGAACGCTTCAatcttcgtcgaatcggtTCGCGGCACGGTGACGACGTACTGCAAATAGGCGCGACTCtcctcgtcgagaacgcTGGCGCACTTGTCGATTTCCTCGATGACGGGCGCGTGGCCGGCTCGCGCCGAAGCGCACGAATCTTTGCTCGAAAGCGTCCCCACTGTCGACCATTCCCTTCTGAATTTCGTCCATGACGAGGATAAAAATCCCTGGGTTTGGTTTTCAGGAGACGCGGCTTTCGTTTTGGGATCcactccgacgacgagaagtttGAGATTGCTGAAAGCCCAAGAAAATGTACTGCTTGTTAAATCGAGCGAAACGTTTTGAGCAACGTCATCAATCAAGTTCAATAGCCTAAAACGGCAAAAAACGTcgcaattttattttttttaaaaaaagaactaTAGTTACCTGACAGATGTGTTATTGGCCTCTTGGATTTCCGTcagcttttcttcgtcaaaatcCATTAGATGACTTGCCGTTTCCATCACATAGCGAGCCGTCTAGGTAAAAAAAGATGACCAATGAGGCtgtctctcgtcgacgttctcttcTACCTCGTTGATTTCTAGGCCAACGATTGTTTCCATCAAATCGACAACCGTGCTGACAATCTCACTTCGACGAATCCGACGTTAACCTGCTCAAGTTCTTCGCCACATTCGTCACGTTTTCCTTTCCAACGCCCGCCTAAAGTAAACAAACGTCTAGAAGGCCAAAAGGAGACCGCGCCCACacaaagagacaaaaaaagaaaggaatcCAAAATAGAAGTCTATACGAAAAATTTTTACAGATAGACTCTAATAGTAGTGTACTACAGTGTCTATGATGAATAAAGGAAGTAAGAAGGAAGTGGGGTACTTCTAAGCACGGGCGGAAAATCGCTTCCCACCAAACCCCAAGGAAATACAAACAAACTCCCCACCCATCGTTGGCTCTTCTTACCTTCATCAACAACCGGATCTCGTGTGCC is part of the Oscarella lobularis chromosome 6, ooOscLobu1.1, whole genome shotgun sequence genome and encodes:
- the LOC136188128 gene encoding uncharacterized protein gives rise to the protein METIVGLEINETARYVMETASHLMDFDEEKLTEIQEANNTSVRLLNLIDDVAQNVSLDLTSSTFSWAFSNLKLLVVGVDPKTKAASPENQTQGFLSSSWTKFRREWSTVGTLSSKDSCASARAGHAPVIEEIDKCASVLDEESRAYLQYVVTVPRTDSTKIEAFVKKVGRSLCT